Proteins encoded by one window of Bacillus rossius redtenbacheri isolate Brsri chromosome 3, Brsri_v3, whole genome shotgun sequence:
- the LOC134530347 gene encoding small ribosomal subunit protein mS35 codes for MSLIGKLLDKQFSAVKYICFALCPDRLFVIRSVSQHPVVQPDTDEFRVLDLRKKKVQATKRRRVEKGTVLPPRTNQMPVDQDWSNVWPGQRSFHPASVPLPIRQGYPKKRDVPPGKFANAELMKIPNFLHLTPPAIKKHCQALKRFCTAWPQGLNQERQERLFPVEVLTSDYCHSSPTIRDPMARIVTVKIKLKDLELDRHAKDKFLRLVGDRYNQDTDVVTIMTDRCPLRQQNYDFAMYILTALYHESWNVEPWESEKSEVDMEYYDWDTSVSRQCVTTMLGWPDKDCEPGPDDQPHVLEYRDAVSALRNEGEDDYTLYKYKQSVKKLVGLHEDQLSAVAKA; via the exons ATGTCACTAATTGGGAAGTTATTGGATAAACAATTTTCAgctgtaaaatatatatgtttcgCATTGTGTCCAGATCGGCTTTTTGTTATTCGAAGTGTATCTCAGCATCCAGTTGTACAACCTGATACAG atgaattCAGAGTGCTGGACTTGAGGAAGAAGAAAGTACAAGCTACCAAAAGAAGAAGAGTCGAGAAAGGAACTGTGTTGCCACCACG GACGAACCAGATGCCGGTAGACCAGGACTGGAGCAACGTGTGGCCAGGACAGAGGAGCTTCCATCCTGCCTCTGTGCCGCTGCCGATCCGGCAAGGGTACCCCAAGAAGAGGGACGTTCCCCCGGGGAAGTTTGCCAATGCAGAGCTGATGAAGATCCCCAACTTCCTGCACCTGACCCCTCCGGCCATCAAGAAGCACTGCCAGGCGCTGAAGCGTTTCTGCACGGCTTGGCCGCAGGGCCTGAACCAGGAGAGGCAGGAGAGGCTGTTCCCAGTGGAGGTCTTGACGAGCGACTACTGCCATTCCTCCCCTACCATCAGGGACCCCATGGCCCGGATCGTGACCGTCAAG ATCAAGCTTAAGGACTTGGAGTTGGACAGGCATGCCAAGGACAAGTTTCTGCGGTTAGTCGGAGATCGCTACAACCAGGACACTGATGTGGTCACCATCATGACAGACCGCTGCCCCTTGCGGCAGCAGAACTACGATTTTGCCATGTACATTCTCACCGCTCTCTATCACGAATCATGG AACGTGGAGCCGTGGGAGAGCGAGAAGAGTGAGGTGGACATGGAGTACTACGACTGGGACACGAGCGTGTCGCGGCAGTGCGTCACGACAATGCTGGGCTGGCCGGACAAGGACTGCGAGCCGGGCCCGGATGACCAGCCCCACGTGCTCGAGTACAGGGATGCCGTCTCGGCCCTCCGCAACGAAG GAGAAGATGACTACACTCTCTACAAGTACAAGCAGTCTGTGAAGAAGCTGGTTGGTTTACACGAAGACCAATTATCTGCTGTTGCTAAGGCATGA